One part of the Bacteroidota bacterium genome encodes these proteins:
- a CDS encoding site-specific DNA-methyltransferase has protein sequence MSEYKIYNKSCYPLSELANNSVDAIVTDPPYGISYQNQEWDKDLPKQEIWRNSLQLLKPGAFTLVFSSIRLMHRLMVDLEESGFVIKDVLFWSYLNGMPKSRDVALDIDKELGVASKVVGKYNYVQGYKKNGAINYYANKEKFKYEPASDFAKKYKGAGLGLKPAYEPIILVQKPIEKGLTIAQNIIKYGTAALNIEDTRIHYAEGETKVGHNPHPKGRVPANIIRTEKFEDGYDKFFLVPKVRQKKEDFNFHPTLKPVKLMYHLIKLISFEGQIVLDPFMGSGSTGVACLKLKRNF, from the coding sequence TAGCAAACAATTCAGTTGATGCCATTGTTACTGACCCGCCTTATGGAATTTCTTACCAAAATCAAGAATGGGATAAAGATTTGCCAAAACAAGAAATTTGGAGAAATAGTTTACAGCTGTTAAAACCTGGAGCCTTTACTCTTGTTTTTTCATCGATTAGATTAATGCACCGCTTAATGGTAGATTTAGAAGAAAGCGGTTTTGTTATTAAAGATGTTTTATTTTGGTCATATCTAAATGGAATGCCTAAAAGTAGAGATGTAGCGTTAGATATTGATAAAGAGCTTGGTGTAGCAAGCAAGGTAGTTGGTAAATATAATTATGTTCAAGGCTACAAAAAAAATGGAGCTATAAATTATTATGCTAACAAAGAAAAATTTAAATATGAACCTGCATCAGATTTCGCAAAAAAATATAAAGGAGCAGGATTAGGTTTAAAACCTGCTTATGAACCTATTATTTTAGTACAAAAGCCTATTGAAAAAGGACTTACTATTGCACAAAACATTATTAAATATGGAACAGCTGCATTAAATATTGAAGATACAAGAATACATTATGCAGAAGGTGAAACAAAGGTTGGACATAATCCCCATCCAAAAGGAAGAGTTCCTGCGAATATTATCAGAACCGAAAAGTTTGAAGATGGTTACGATAAGTTCTTTTTAGTTCCAAAAGTAAGGCAAAAAAAAGAAGATTTTAACTTTCATCCGACTTTAAAACCTGTTAAATTGATGTATCATTTAATAAAACTAATCTCATTTGAAGGTCAAATTGTTTTAGACCCGTTTATGGGAAGTGGTAGTACAGGAGTTGCTTGTTTGAAACTAAAAAGAAATTTTAT